Below is a window of Mycobacterium dioxanotrophicus DNA.
TCTGCAGCAGAAATTCGACCGCACCGACGATTCCGACAGTGGCCCCTACCTGCTGCCGCACGTCCGCAACGCTGTGCAGGACGCGTTCGACCGGGCGCACGTCACACTCGACGACGTCGACGGATTCGAAGTGCACGACTGTTTCACCCCCAGCGAGTACCTGGCCATCGACCACATCGGACTCACCGGCCCGGGCGAGTCGTGGAAGGCCATCGAGAACGGGGAGATCGAAATCGGTGGGCGGTTGCCGATCAACCCGAGCGGCGGTTTGATCGGCGGCGGGCACCCGGTCGGGGCTTCCGGGGTCCGCATGTTGCTGGACGCCGCCAAGCAGGTCAGCGGAAGGGCGGGTGGCTATCAGGTGGAAGGCGCAAACACGTTCGGCACGTTGAACTTCGGCGGCAGTACCGCAACCACGGTCAGCTTCGTCGTCGCAGGGGGCACGGCCGCGTGACCGTGCATCCCGAAGTCGTCGCCAAGTACCTGTCCACCCTGCCCGAGGACGACGACCATCCGTACCGCACCGGGCCGTGGCGGCCGCAGACCACCGAGTGGAATGCCGACGACCTGCAGGTCATCGACGGTGAGATCCCTGCCGACCTCGACGGTGTATATCTGCGCAACACCGAGAATCCACTGCACCCCGCATTCAAGGTGTATCACCCGTTCGACGGTGACGGCATGCTGCACATCGTCGGATTCCGCGACGGAAAGGCGTTCTACCGCAACAGGTTCATCCGCACCGACGCATTCCAGGCCGAAAACGATGCGGGTGGCCCGCTGTGGCCGGGCATCGCCGAACCCGTCAACCTCGCGCAACGCGACTACGGCTGGGGCGCACGCACATTGATGAAAGACGCATCGAGTACCGACGTCACCGTGCATCGCGGCGTCGCCCTGAGCAGCTTCTACCAGTGCGGGGACCTCTATCGCGTCGACCCGTGCACAGGCGACATGCTCGGAAAAGAAGACTGGGCCGGTGACTTCCCGAAAGATCTCGGCGTGTCGGCGCACCCCAAGTCCGATGACCGCACCGGCGAACTGCTGTTCTTCAACTACGGCAAACAGGCGCCGTACATGCACTACGGCGTGGTCGATGACACCAACCGGCTGGTGCACTACGTCGACGTCGAACTGCCCGGCCCGCGCCTGCCGCACGACATGGCATTCACCGAGAACTATGTGATTCTCAACGACTTTCCGCTGTTCTGGGATGCCGGGCTACTCAAGCTCAACGCGCACGTCCCGCGTCTGCACCGGGACCTGCCGTCGCGGTTCGCGATCCTGCCGCGCCGAGGCCAGCCCGGCGAGATCAAGTGGTTCGAGGCCGACCCCACCTACGTCCTGCACTTCACCAACGCCTTCGAGGACGGCGACGAGATCGTGCTCGACGGGTTCTTCCAGGGCTCGCCCGAGCCCGCCGACGACGGGATCGATCACGGGATGAGCCCACGCTGGCAGCGGTTCTTCCGATACCTGTCCCTCGACGGGATGCAGACCCGCCTGCACCGGTGGCGGTTCAACCTGGTCACCGGCACCACCCGCGAAGAGCAACTGTCCCACAGCCTGACCGAATTCGGCATGATCAACCCCGAATACGCCGGGCGCGACTACCGCTACACGTACGCGGCCACCGGCAAGCCGGGCTGGTTCCTGTTCGACGGGCTCGTCCGCCACGACCTGCACACGGGATCCGAGGAACGGTTCGCCTTCGAGGACGGCGTGTACGGCAGCGAGACGGCGATGGCCCCGCGAGCCGGCGGGACCGCCGAAGAGGACGGCTACCTGGTGACGATCACCACCGACATGAACGCCGACGCGTCCTACTGTCTGGTGTTCGACGCGGCCCGGGTCGCCGACGGGCCGGTGTGCAAACTGGCTCTGCCGGAACGCGTTTCCAGCGGTACCCACTGCACGTGGGCATCGGGTGCCGAGCTGCGCCGGTGGCGGATCTAGGTGCAGCCCAATACCGTCGGCCGCATGCTCGGCCTGCTCGGTGACGAATGGACCCTGCTGGTCGCGCAGCAGGCTCTGCTCGGAGCCACCCGCTACACCGAGTTCATGGCGCGGCTGCCGATCTCCAACTCGGTTCTGACGCGTCGCCTGGCCACGATGACCCGTGAGGGCCTGCTCGAACGTCGCGAATACCAACAGAATCCGTCACGCTTCGAGTACCGGCTCACCAAGCGCGGCTGGTCGCTGTGGCCGGTGCTGGTGTCCATCTGGGAGTGGGAACGCCGGTGGGTGCCCGAGCACACCGAGCCGCTGCCTGCCATGTATCACCGTGGCTGCGGCGCCGCGTGTTCCCCCGTGCTGACCTGCCGGGGCTGCGGCGCGACGACGAACGAGAAAACCCTTACCGCGCACTGGGGTCCGAGCGGATCCTGGCAGCGATCCATGCCGGTCGAATCCACCCGCCGGCGCACCCATACCGACCGGGCCTCCGGTCAGCCCGACCTGTTCCCCCAGACGATGAGCATCCTGGGCAACCGGTGGTCGTTCGCCATCCTGGTCGCGAGCTTCGTCGGCACCAGCCGATTCAGCACCTACCAAGAGTTGCTCGGCGCGCCACCGGGATCACTGACCGATCGGCTGCAGATCCTCACCTCCTACGGCGTGCTGGAGGCCGGCGACGGCCGCTACCGCCTCACCGAGAAGGGCCGGGCGGTACTGCCGATCCTGCTCACCGCACTGGACTGGGCGCAGCGGTGGTACACCACGCCCGAGGGCCCGGCAGTGTTGTTGACCCACACCAGCTGCGGCGCCGGATTCACCGCCGCGTTGACGTGCGACCAGTGCGGAGAACCGTTGCGGGTGGGTGCTATCGGGGTCGGTCAGCCCGCGAGCTGATCGAGCCGGAACTTCAGGTTGTTGCGCGCCGCCGACCACTCGATGTCGAGGATCGAATACACCACGGTGTCGCGCCGCGAGCCGTCGGACGCGATCTGGTGGCTGCGCAGCACGCCGTCCAGCTTGGCGCCCAACCGCTCGATCGCCGCCCGGCTGGCGAAGTTGAAGAAGTGGGTGCGGAATTCCACTGCCACGCAGTCCAACTCGTCAAACGCGTGGCCGAGCATCAGCAGTTTCGTCTCGGCATTGACGCCCGTGCGCCGTGCCTCCCCCACGTACCAGGTGTGGCCGATCTCGAGCCTGCGGTTGGGCCCGTCCACATGCAGATAGCTCGAAGAACCCACGAGCCTGCCGTCGAGGCTGCGGACCACGAAACTCACGCCGTGGTCAGCGGCCCGCAATTCGAGCATGCGCTCGACCCACTGCTCGGCCCCACCGGGTGCCGGGGTCATGGTGTACCAGAGGGTGCCCAGCTCACCGTCGGCGGCTGCGGCGTCGATCTCGGGGATATGCGCGCGGGTGAGCGGTTCCAGCCGCACCCACCGCTGACCGGTCAGTTCCACGGGCTTGACGAATTCGCTCATGACCGCCCCAACGTCGACACCAATGCCCACACCGAACACACCGCGGCACCCACAGCCAGTCCCCCTCCGACGTACAGGCCGTAACCCGCGGCCACGGGCGGCTTGACGTTGAGGGTGTAGTACCACACCATCAACCCGATCAGCATCAGCGAAACCAGCAGCGCCGCAGCCGATGCCATCCGCTCGGAGAGCCCACGCCCAGCCATCGCACCCGCCACGATCAGCGTCGAGCCGAGCAACACGATCAACTGCCCGGCGCCGAAGCCCTGGTGCAGCACGATGCTGCCGACCGCTCCACCGATCGCATTGGCCCGTCCACCGCCGTTGGCGCTCGTGGTCAACCACGGCAGCCACGCGACCACCACCAGGACGGCCGCGCACAGAGCCACCAGCCAACCTGGACGCAGACGCACCATAGCGACGAGACTATCGGGTGTGACGTTGCTACCGGACTGGGCCCGCGAGCTCGATCTGTCCCCGCACCCCGAGGGCGGTTGGTACCGCGAGACCTGGCGCAGTGACCTGACCGTGAGCGAAGCCGCGCTACCCCTGGGCTATACCGGCCCGCGCAACGCGGGTACCGCGATCCTGTTCCTGCTCATGCCCGGGCAGCAATCGGCCTGGCACACGGTGCGCAGTGCCGAGCTGTGGTTCCATCACCGCGGCAGCCCGCTGGAGCTGGAGATCGGCGCCGAGCAGGACGACGCGGCCGCGCAGGTGCTCGGCCCCGACATCGCGGCTGGGCAGCATCCGCAGTTGCTGGTCCCGCCGGGCTACTGGCAGCGGGCGCGGCCGCTCGATGACCAACCGGCCCTGGTCAGTTGTGTGGTGGTGCCAGGATTCGACTTCGCCGACTTCGCGCTCAGTCCGGCAGAGACGTCAGATTGAACGCGGCACCGGTCGGGTCCGTCACGGCGGCCAAGCGCCCATAGGGCGTGTCCTCAGCCGGTCGTACCACCGAGCCACCGTTCTCGACGATCAATTCGATGGTCTTGTCCACGTCGTCGGAACCGAAGAACACCGTCCACGTCGCGGGCACACCTTCGGGTAGGAACGCGCTGCCGTCCATCACCCCCAGCGCCGGCACCCCGTTGAACGAGGCTGTGCTGTACCGGAATTCGTCGGTGTCGGACACTGTCTCGGTGCTCCAGCCGAACACTGTGCGGTAGAACTCGAGCGAGCCTGCGTAGTCGCGGGTGGTCAACTGGAAGTAGGCAGGCGCGCCGGCCTCGTCGGCGGTCTCGTAGCCGTCGTGGCCCGCCGGTTGCCACAGCCCGAAGAACCCACGGCCGGGGTCAGTGAGCAACGCCATCCGGCCCTTGTCCGGGATATCCATCGTCGCGACACAACTCTGGCCGCCGGCCGACGTGGCCGCCGCGACGGTGGCGTCGGCGTCGGCGGTGTGCAGGTAGGTGGTCCACGCGTCCGGCGCGTTCCACTGCGGATCGTTGCGCATGAGTCCGGCGACCGGCCGGCTCCCGAGAGCAGCGTTCACGTAGCCGCCGTACTCGGGGCCTGCGGTTTGGAACGTCCAGCCGAACACCGCGCCGTAGAACTGCTGCGCGCGCTCGACGTCGGAGGTGGTCAGGTCGATCCAGATGGGCGCGCCCAGCGGCGCACGCTCACGGGTAGCCACGATGATGTCTCCTTCAGGGTGATGAAACGGTCACCGGTACAGACTGCCCGTCTCCCAGGAACTCATCGAGCGCTGCCGCGCACGAGAGCATCAGGTCACGATGCGCAGCGGGTTCTCCAGGAGCGCCGTCAGATCACGCAGGAAGATCGCACCGGTCGCGCCGTCGATCGCCCGGTGATCAGCCGACAGCGTCAGCCGCAGAATCTTGCGGGCCACCACCTCACCGTCGATGAGGCGCAGCTCGTCGGCCGCCGCCCCCACCGCGAGGATTGCGGCCTCCGGCGGGTTGATCACCGCGGCGAACTGCTCGATGCCGTACATCCCGAGATTGGAGATCGTGAAAGTGCCACCGGACATCTCGTCGGCGCGCAGCTTTCCGATGCGGGCCCGCCCGGCCATCTCCTTGGTCTCGGTGGCGATCTGCGACACGGACTTGCGGTCGGCGTCGCGTACCACCGGAACCACCAGGCCCGCGTCGACGGCGACCGCGACGCCGATGTGCACCCCGTGATGGCGCACCAGGGTGTCGCCGCCGAACGACACGTTGACGCCGGGGTTGCTGCGAAGCGCCGACGCGACAGCGCGGACGATGAAGTCGTTGACACTGACCTTGGGACCGCCACCCGCATCCAGGCTGTCGTTGACGGTTTTACGGAAGCCCAGCAGGGCCGTGACGTCAACGGCTGCGGTCAGATAGAAGTGCGGGGCGTTCTGCTTGCTTTCGGTCAGGCGCTTGGCCGCGACGCGCTGCAGTGTGGTCAGCGGCACCTCATCGGTGTCGCTGTTCGCGGGAAGCGCTGGGGTAGAAGGGGTTTCGTCACGTAGCGCGGCGGCGTCAACGTCCTTGCGGATGATGCGGCCACCGGGGCCACTGCCGGCGACGGTGCCCAGGTCGACCCCGTTGGCGTCGGCGACCTTGCGGGCCAGCGGTGACGCTTTGGGGCGATCGGACCGCACGGCCGGCGCGGAAGGCTTCGGCGCCGCAACAGGTTCGGGTTTGGGTGCGGCGGGTGGCGCCGCCTGCGGGACCGCCGATGTGCCGCTGCCGTCGCCGATCACCGCGATCGGGACACCGATCGGCACCCGGTCGCCCTCGCCTGCGAGCATGTGCTCGAGGATGCCCGCGTCGTAGGCCTCCAGCTCCATGATGGCTTTGTCGGTCTCGATCTCGGCGAGGACTTCTCCGCGCTCGACTCGATCACCGATCTTCTTGTGCCACGCGATGATTACGCCGTCCTCCATGGTGTCGGAGAGGCGGGGCATGGTGATTTCAGGCACGTGTGGTCCTCGGTTGTGGTCAGAGCCGGCCGACGGCGGCGAGCGTTTCGCGGGCTGCGGTGTAGAGCGATTCGGCCGAGGGCAAGGCCGCCTGCTCGAGCGGTTTGGCGTAGGGCAGCGGAACTTCGGCGGCGGCGACGCGGCGCACAGGGGCGTCGAGGTAGTCGAAGGCGCCGTCCGAGATGGACGCGGCAACCTCGGCGCCGATGCCGTAGGTGAGCCAGTCGTCTTCGGCGATGACGGCGCATCCGGTCTTGCGGACCGACTCCACCAGGGTTTCGCGGTCGAGCGGACGCAGGCTGCGCAGATCGATGACCTCGGCGTCGATTCCGTCGTCATCATGCAGCCGTCGCGCGACCTGCGTTGCGACAGCGGCCATGCGGGAATAGCCGATGAGGGTGATGTCAGTACCTTCCCGCCGGACCGCGGCCTTGCCGATCTCGGCGGGCTCCAGGTCGGTCGGCACTTCACCCTTGGTGTTGTAGAGCGCGAGGTTCTCCAGGAACAGCACGGGATCGTCATCGCGGATCGCGGCACGCATGAGCGCACGGGCGTCGGCCGGGGTGCTCGGTGCGACAACCTTGAGTCCCGGCACGAACGCGTAGTAGAGCTCGATGTTCTGCGAATGCGTTGCGCCGAGCTGTTGCCCACCGCCGCCGGGGGTGCGGATCACCATGGGCACGCTGGTCTGGCCGCCGAACATGCCGTAGATCTTGGCGGCGTGGTTGACGATCTGGTCGAGCGCCAGCAGCGAGAAGTTGATCGTCATGATCTCGACAACGGGCCGCAGCCCGAGCATGGCCGCGCCCACTGCGGCGCCGACGAAACCCTCTTCGGCGATGGGAGTGTCGCGCACCCGCTTCTCACCGAATTCGTCGAGCAGCCCCGCGGTGATCTTGTAGGAGCCCTCGAAAACCCCGATCTCCTCACCGATCAGGAAGACCGAGTCGTCGCGCTGCATCTCCTCACGCAGAGTTTCGCGCAGCGCTTCACGATAACTGATGACAGGCACCAGGATTTCCCTTCTTGCGGAGAATGCGGCTCAGAACAGCGGGTCTGCGGGCAGTCGGCGCGACTCCCCCGAGACCGGGGTCGCGTAGGTGTAGTCGAAGAGCGTGGACACCTC
It encodes the following:
- a CDS encoding carotenoid oxygenase family protein → MHPEVVAKYLSTLPEDDDHPYRTGPWRPQTTEWNADDLQVIDGEIPADLDGVYLRNTENPLHPAFKVYHPFDGDGMLHIVGFRDGKAFYRNRFIRTDAFQAENDAGGPLWPGIAEPVNLAQRDYGWGARTLMKDASSTDVTVHRGVALSSFYQCGDLYRVDPCTGDMLGKEDWAGDFPKDLGVSAHPKSDDRTGELLFFNYGKQAPYMHYGVVDDTNRLVHYVDVELPGPRLPHDMAFTENYVILNDFPLFWDAGLLKLNAHVPRLHRDLPSRFAILPRRGQPGEIKWFEADPTYVLHFTNAFEDGDEIVLDGFFQGSPEPADDGIDHGMSPRWQRFFRYLSLDGMQTRLHRWRFNLVTGTTREEQLSHSLTEFGMINPEYAGRDYRYTYAATGKPGWFLFDGLVRHDLHTGSEERFAFEDGVYGSETAMAPRAGGTAEEDGYLVTITTDMNADASYCLVFDAARVADGPVCKLALPERVSSGTHCTWASGAELRRWRI
- a CDS encoding winged helix-turn-helix transcriptional regulator, producing MLGLLGDEWTLLVAQQALLGATRYTEFMARLPISNSVLTRRLATMTREGLLERREYQQNPSRFEYRLTKRGWSLWPVLVSIWEWERRWVPEHTEPLPAMYHRGCGAACSPVLTCRGCGATTNEKTLTAHWGPSGSWQRSMPVESTRRRTHTDRASGQPDLFPQTMSILGNRWSFAILVASFVGTSRFSTYQELLGAPPGSLTDRLQILTSYGVLEAGDGRYRLTEKGRAVLPILLTALDWAQRWYTTPEGPAVLLTHTSCGAGFTAALTCDQCGEPLRVGAIGVGQPAS
- a CDS encoding GNAT family N-acetyltransferase — translated: MSEFVKPVELTGQRWVRLEPLTRAHIPEIDAAAADGELGTLWYTMTPAPGGAEQWVERMLELRAADHGVSFVVRSLDGRLVGSSSYLHVDGPNRRLEIGHTWYVGEARRTGVNAETKLLMLGHAFDELDCVAVEFRTHFFNFASRAAIERLGAKLDGVLRSHQIASDGSRRDTVVYSILDIEWSAARNNLKFRLDQLAG
- a CDS encoding cupin domain-containing protein, giving the protein MTLLPDWARELDLSPHPEGGWYRETWRSDLTVSEAALPLGYTGPRNAGTAILFLLMPGQQSAWHTVRSAELWFHHRGSPLELEIGAEQDDAAAQVLGPDIAAGQHPQLLVPPGYWQRARPLDDQPALVSCVVVPGFDFADFALSPAETSD
- a CDS encoding VOC family protein, with translation MATRERAPLGAPIWIDLTTSDVERAQQFYGAVFGWTFQTAGPEYGGYVNAALGSRPVAGLMRNDPQWNAPDAWTTYLHTADADATVAAATSAGGQSCVATMDIPDKGRMALLTDPGRGFFGLWQPAGHDGYETADEAGAPAYFQLTTRDYAGSLEFYRTVFGWSTETVSDTDEFRYSTASFNGVPALGVMDGSAFLPEGVPATWTVFFGSDDVDKTIELIVENGGSVVRPAEDTPYGRLAAVTDPTGAAFNLTSLPD
- a CDS encoding dihydrolipoamide acetyltransferase family protein — its product is MPEITMPRLSDTMEDGVIIAWHKKIGDRVERGEVLAEIETDKAIMELEAYDAGILEHMLAGEGDRVPIGVPIAVIGDGSGTSAVPQAAPPAAPKPEPVAAPKPSAPAVRSDRPKASPLARKVADANGVDLGTVAGSGPGGRIIRKDVDAAALRDETPSTPALPANSDTDEVPLTTLQRVAAKRLTESKQNAPHFYLTAAVDVTALLGFRKTVNDSLDAGGGPKVSVNDFIVRAVASALRSNPGVNVSFGGDTLVRHHGVHIGVAVAVDAGLVVPVVRDADRKSVSQIATETKEMAGRARIGKLRADEMSGGTFTISNLGMYGIEQFAAVINPPEAAILAVGAAADELRLIDGEVVARKILRLTLSADHRAIDGATGAIFLRDLTALLENPLRIVT
- a CDS encoding alpha-ketoacid dehydrogenase subunit beta, whose translation is MSYREALRETLREEMQRDDSVFLIGEEIGVFEGSYKITAGLLDEFGEKRVRDTPIAEEGFVGAAVGAAMLGLRPVVEIMTINFSLLALDQIVNHAAKIYGMFGGQTSVPMVIRTPGGGGQQLGATHSQNIELYYAFVPGLKVVAPSTPADARALMRAAIRDDDPVLFLENLALYNTKGEVPTDLEPAEIGKAAVRREGTDITLIGYSRMAAVATQVARRLHDDDGIDAEVIDLRSLRPLDRETLVESVRKTGCAVIAEDDWLTYGIGAEVAASISDGAFDYLDAPVRRVAAAEVPLPYAKPLEQAALPSAESLYTAARETLAAVGRL